The following is a genomic window from Doryrhamphus excisus isolate RoL2022-K1 chromosome 3, RoL_Dexc_1.0, whole genome shotgun sequence.
tggaggaattgtaaaaatgtatgacaggtgtttacccatgtgatgagtcagtgtgaataataggaatattaatttgactgttttgagtggcatagtgtttttttttttgtgaaaagaagtttacttcatgaaaattgtgccaaaattcaaagaattgtgtgtagtgttttgaaaaaaaagtgtgttgtagatctgcagtgtgagtgtaaagcaggaattggtgcttatagtttagcagactttggttcatggagttggtgcattggttctatgttgtggtcattgtgtctcaggcatcacaaattgtgtgtaaacaatcgagGAAAAACCTGTAAGCAAAGCATCTTATACTCTGTCAAGGAATATTCAGCCTCACATGCACTGTGATCGTTCGTTCATCTCCGTTTTCTTCACAGGGGGAAGACCAGAAACCCGGAAAAGGTGGAGTACTTCCATCCTCCCATGAGGTTACCCCTCTCCAGTCGTAAGTAGGCCTTGTCGCCTTTCTCCATAATCACCAACCCGGCGTTAGTGGCCGCTTCTCTGGTCACATCCTGGTCCCCGGCAAAGGCTGAAATCATGGGCCAGCCGTTTACCATCAAGCTAACCTGTAAGAAACGAGATTTCGGTGCATCATTCACCTTTGCAGTGATACCGTATCAATACAGTGTATTACTCAGCAAGCACTTACCTGAATAGTCTGTCTGTTGTAGGCCTTGACAACGTGGAAGTTGAAGCTGTAAACACCTCGTCTCGGTGCCAGGAAGACACTGCTCTCCTGATCAAAATGACTGCCCACGTTCACCAGGATCTGAATTCACGGGCATGAAAGGACGGAGGATGGATAACAGGAAAGGGTGAAAATGCCACACGAACGCTGCCAAGGCTGTGTAGGTTAGAACAATCATCGCAAAAAGGGCAACAACTTGCATTTACTCGCATGAAATGTACTTCTAATTCTTATCACTGCATGGAGTACTAGTGTTATTTTTCTATTGGTTGAAATGATACCAATGTTCCAGATCAGGGGTTCTCAAATGGTCTCAACCTGAGATCCACATTTTCacccactttttattttttacactttaaggcattttagtatatttttttaaataatttaatcgaAGTCATGAAATTATTGTACAGATTTATTTAggtcatttaaattttttgcacatttatttacgtcatttttgttttttttacacattttattcatgttttattttattaaatttttaatattaaatttttttttcatgttttttttgtagtatttttgtgacttcaattaaattaattttatgatttcctaatgtttttttttacatttatttaagtcatttttgtttttttttccaaagctacatggccctgtgtgaacaACATGATTGCCCCTtgaagctaataactggttgggccaccaaccagcaactgcagcaactgcaatcaagcatttggcataacttgcaatgagtctcttacagcgccgtggaggaattttgcagaattgttgccattcagccacattggaggccacccttagcggcaacaactgcaatcaagcatttgggctaacttgcaatgagtctcttacgcCGCTGAGGAGGAATTttacagaattgttgtcattcagccacattggaggcttttccagcataaaGTACCTTTTTAAAGTTAGGAcctggactaggccactccaaagttttcatttggtttttcttcagccattcagaggtggacttgctggtgtgttttggatcattgtcctgccgaagaacccaagttggtttcagtttgaggtcaccaacagatggccggacattctcctttatcacagcaagtcttccaggtcctgaagcagcaaaacagccataGACCATcacgctaccaccaccatattttacttttcaggtcatgccacagcatctcaataggattcaggtcaagactttggatcattgtcctgctgaagaacccaagttggtttcagcttgaggtcaccaacagatgaccGGACTGTAGAAttaatggttccatttatcacagcaagtcttccaggtcctgaagcagcaaaaccatcacactaccaccaccatattttactgttgtttttctgaaatgccagatataatgggacacacaccttccaaaaacttcaacttttgtctcctcagaccacagagtattttcccaaatgttcttcttgttcagcagtggttctGGTCTTGGGACTTGTTTTTGccaagtgtctttcttatggtggagtcatgaacactagccttaactgaggcaagtaaggctcatttggatgttgttgtggggccttttgtgacctcctTTATGAGTCATATATGTGCTCTTGGGAACATTTTGGtcggccggccactcctgggaagtttAACCActggcaagtgaggcctgcagttcttagGATggtgttgtggggtcttttgtgacctcttggatgagtcatcactGTGCTTGTGGGGTCAttttgggaaggttcaccactgttccatgttttggccatttgtggataatgactctcactgtggttggctggagtcccaaagctttagaaatgtctttataaccttttcaagCCTGATAGAGCTCAATTATTTTCAGTTTTAACAGTCGGGATAACGACTATTCACACGGGggtcatgtaggtttggatttttttcctcatttcctcttttcctctacatttaagtgtgatgttttctgcagaaaaataatcaatttttgcagattttaaaaaatgagctAATTTTTATGACCAAAAATTAGCATGGAATCACTAAAACTTGATATTAAATGTGTCTAATTCAGCAGATACTCAAGAGTTTTGCAAGCAAGGGAATCAAACATGCAGACAACGTACGTTATCAAAGTAGATAATCATGGTGCGGTTGCTCATATCCGTAGGCTCGTGGTTGGTCTGGCGACTGGCGGAGAAGGCGACCCGGCCGCTGCCCGATCGTACCGACATACCCAGAGCGTTCCCGGCTGGTTCGGATGACGGCGTGGAGTCGCAGACCACCAGACATTTCCCTTCAAGAATGATGGGTTCTGTGTCATTCTGTGCCTCGGACCCCCGTGGACCCcacagcagcatcagcagcgtCATGGCCAGAAGTACGGTAAGGTCAACTGGATGCATGATTGAAGCTTGAATTGttgttgaattaaaaaaaaatagtacttcTTAGCTTTCAGATGTAGACGTAAATAACCgaggtcattttttttcttcgttttaaaaaaaaaaaagtatctttgACGTCAGTCAGGCCGTTGTCGGTCTTCTCAAATTGGCTTCCTCAGCAAAAAAGCCCTGACAAGGCGGATGGAGAGTATCTGGGGATGAGAAGAATTTGACAAGATGAGCAAAAAGCTCGTTCGGAGAGATGCATAGATTTGACAACACGAGCAGAAGGATGCAGGACCCAGGCAGTGGCGGCGGCGGGGGGGACAAAGAGCGAGGGGGTGGAGGGAGGAACAACTCCACTGAGTGACCATCTGTCTTTTACACGTATACCTCCTTCCCACTTCACGCCGCCCGACATGCATTTCCTTGCACCTTCACGCTTGTGAATGCCTTTTTTCTTCGCTCAAACCAGTTGAACATTTGTAAACATTACGCTCAAAACTACTTTTcatatgacaactttttttttttaaaacatgctctatatttatgaatattattgcaaaaaaaaacatacacacctGTATCACATTGAGGAACCTCGCATTCCATACTCATCTTCTCGTCTCCTCATCATTCCACACAACAACAATCAAGTCAGATCCGAGCCAAGTCAGATGACGGTGATGTGAtgatctctctctctttgtatCGCTAGCTCGCTCCGCCacccccacttttttttttttccctccgccTCTCTCGTTTTCTCTCTTCTTCTACATCCACCCACCATCCATCGCAGGGAAAAATTCAAAACATAAAGTAATTGAGTATGAGTGATTTCAAAGAAAAGAACCTTGAGtgcaatgcaactttttttttttttttttaatgtgaaggACGGTTGGTTTATTGAAAAGAAGAGGAGACTCGCTGGCTGCGTACCATCTTATACAAAATGtagtgttatgttatgtatattCTTTGGTTAGTCTGCAACATGCGGATCATTTATTTCAATATATCAAGTACTGATACGGCGGTctagtgtttagcgtgcagacctcacagctaggagacccgagttcaatcccaccctcggccatctctgtgtggagtttgcatgttctgcgtgggttttctccgggtactccggtttcctcccacattctaaaaacatgctaggttaattggcgactccaaattgtccataggtatgaatgtgagtgtgaatggttgtttgtctatatgtgccctgtgattggctggccaccagtccagggtgtaccccgcctctcgcccgaagacagctaggataggctcgagcacccccccccccccgaccctcgtgaggaaaaagcggtagaaaatgaatgaatgaataataattatttcaatatataatgtattgataCGGCGGTatagtgtttagcgtgcaggcctcacagctaggagacccgagttcaatcccaacctcggtagtttattctttttttttttgggcctttttcatattctggaaataaaatgaattaattatgaatgaGATACACTGAGATACacttgttattaattttttcccAAAGGGCAGACAAGAACCAAAATAGTAGCAACATATATactgaaaacaataatataagtaataataaattatttaaataaatgaataaatcaatgaaATTGTACATGAATGAACATTGTACATAAATTATTTTGATTCAAAATAAACCTTTTTGGggccacgcaggccacacagctaggagacccgagttcgattccaccctcggccatctatgtgtggagtttgcatgttctccccgtgcatgcgtgggttttctccgtttaCTCCGGTTTTACTCCcattcctcccatattccaaaaacatgctaggttaattagcgactccaaattgtccataggtatgaatgtgaatggatgaatgaaatcatTAAATTGTATATGAATATCATGGAAGTAATGTTTTGATATGCAGCTGTGCGGCCTGGCCAGGGAGGTGCAGTGGTACTCACAAACACATCATACAAGCACCAGTACAGCTCCTTATATGTGGCAGCCCGccataaatacatttggaccgccacagataaatttggcgctactcttttttttttattagaaaggCATTATAATAGACGCCACACAcggttagtggttagcgcgcggacctcacagctaggagaccagggttcaattccaccctcagccatctctgtgtggagtttgcatgttctccccgtgcatgcg
Proteins encoded in this region:
- the cbln12 gene encoding cerebellin 12; translated protein: MHPVDLTVLLAMTLLMLLWGPRGSEAQNDTEPIILEGKCLVVCDSTPSSEPAGNALGMSVRSGSGRVAFSASRQTNHEPTDMSNRTMIIYFDNILVNVGSHFDQESSVFLAPRRGVYSFNFHVVKAYNRQTIQVSLMVNGWPMISAFAGDQDVTREAATNAGLVIMEKGDKAYLRLERGNLMGGWKYSTFSGFLVFPL